From the Candidatus Hinthialibacter antarcticus genome, the window CCGCAGCCTTCTCTGGTGAGAAACAACAGTTTGGAGAGTCGCGGCCCCTGCCAGACATTTTCTTCCATACGCAGGAATGGCGCGCACTCAATGAAGGCATCGAACATTGCAAGGCCGCGTTTTTTAACCTGTCCCATGAAGTACAAAATGACCTGAGCGGTGAAAACAACGGCGCCTTGCAAGAAAAATGTTACGCCATACTCGATGCGCTAAATCTGCAATTGCAAGAAGCGGAACGGTTGCTTGAGAGTTCGAAGCATAAAGACGAAGGCTGGGGATACATCTTTAAAGAAATATATCCATTTTTTATGCGCAGCCGCTTTGCGGAACGCTCCTACTTTAAGCCGAAAGGATACGCCGGCGATTTTTTAATGATTGAAATGCTGTATCACAATCTAGCCGACGGCGATGGCCGAATCGGAAAAATGGTTGATAGCTGGTGTTTAGACACCGCCACCGCGCGGGCCGTCCGCGGGAGAAGAAAACTCCTCAAACAATTGCTGCATAAATTCTGCGATTTACGAAAAGACTCTCCCGACCCGATCCGACTGTTAAATCTGGGCTGTGGCTCAAACCGCGAGTTGTTTGATTTTCTCAAAGATTGCGATTACACCGAAAAAATTGAAGCGACTTGCGTCGATACTGACAAAGACGCGCTGCTCTTCACCAACCAGCGCGTAAACCGTTTTCACCATCGCGCTTCGATTCGGTTATTAGACGACAATGTCGCGCGTTGGTCGGTCGGTCGCAGCCGCTATCAATACTTGCAGCAAGACATTATTTATTCGTCTGGACTAACGGATTATTTTGGAACGCGTACCTTCCGCGCACTGGCAACGCGCTGTTACGACCACCTGAAACCCGGCGGGGTCTTAATCATCGGCAACTTCGGCCCGGCCAACCCTCATAAGACATTCATGGATTCCATTATCCGCTGGCGATTAATTCATCGCAGCGAAGAAGAACTCAAAGAACTCTTTGAAGATACGCCTTTCAGTACGCGGGTGAAGGTCATTTCGGAACCCCAATCAATCAACCTGTTCGCGGTTGCGCACAAACCGATGGATTAAACGATAGCGAACCTCGAGCGGCGGTCGCCGTTTAAATCAACGCGCCGTCTAATATGTCGCGAACTTTTTGAGTGAGGGAATGTGCGGTAAAGGGTTTATCCAACAGCGTAACCCCCTTGTCTAAGATGCCATGATGTGAAATCGCGTCGTCCGTATAACCGGACATATAGAGGACTTGTATTTGTGGACGCATCGCCAACACCGTGCGCGACAACTCCGCGCCGCTCATTTGCGGCATGATAACGTCAGTCAGTAAGAGATCAATTTTGCCGGAAAACGTCTTGCATATTTCTAACGCATCATGACCGGATTGAGCGTCGAGAATTTCATACCCGTTTTCATGCAAAATTTCTCTGGCGATCTTTCTCACCGGCTCATCGTCTTCAACCAGCAAAATCGTCTCCTGGCCTTTTTGTAGTTCGCCGACGGCTTCTTGTTCACGTCCATTGCCGTTCCCATTTTGATAGCAGGGCAAATAGACTTTGAATGCGGTCCCTTTTCCGATTTCACTATAAACCGTAACCGCCCCTTCGCTTTGCCGGACAATCCCGTAGACGGTTGAAAGCCCCAAACCGGTCCCCTTGCCCACATCCTTAGTTGTGTAAAACGGCTCAAAGATGTGAGACTGTATCTCTTTGTCCATGCCCTCTCCGGTGTCGCTCACAGACATCAAAACATAGTCGCCCTCCCGCAACGAACCTTCGCGGCTGACGGTTTGTTGACGGTCAAAATACACATTCCGGGTTTGGATGGTGATATACCCGCCTTTGGGCATCGCATCCCGGGCATTCACCACCAAATTCATTACCACTTGCTCAATCTGGCTGGGATCGGCTTTCACCTTACCCAGGTTATCTGAGAGATTGATTCCAAGTTCGATATCTTCTCCGATCAAGCGTTCCAACAAGTCGCTCATACTGGATATGACTTCGTTCAGATCGAGGTCGCATGGCTGCAACATTTGCTTTCGGCTGAAGGCAAGCAATTGACGAATCAGCGCAGCCGCCCGTTCGCTTGCGTGGCGAATTTCGATGATTTTTTTCCGGTATGGGTTCTCTTCTTCCATCCGCATCAGCAATATATCGCCGTTCACTTTAATGACGGTCAGAATATTGTTGAAATCGTGCGCGACGCCGCCAGCCAAACGCCCAATCGCTTCGAGCTTTTGCGACTGGACTAGCTGTTCTTCTAACTTGTCTTTCATCTCTTCTACAAGTTTTTTTTCTTGCAGATTTTCAATCAAATCGCGGTGTTTGCGCGCAAGAGTAATTTCAAGCATCTCATTTGAGCGCTGCAATTCGCGCTTGGCGCTTTCTAACTCGATGCGCGATTTGTATTCACGAAAGCGTAAATTGGAACCAACAGCAGACGCAATGATAATAATGAACAATGAAGAAACCACAAACGAATTGTTCGACAAAAACAGACGGTACATGGTGATCGCGGGGTCATTCGGCGCCGCTAACGTCGGGTCGAATTTATACGGCGCTGTCGGGTCGAGAATCATCACTCCAAGTAAGTAAATCAAATATAAGCCGACGCAATGCAACGTAATCGTACGCACTTGCAGCGGATACAAAACGCCAAATGCAACGAAGACGAGGTTTAAACCCGCGTAATAGGGAGAGGCGTATCCTCCCACGTCCCATATCATACGGATGATGCAAAACCCGACGATATAATACCCGATGATGGCGAGAGTCGCGCTATGAACACCCAGGTTCCATCGGCGGTTGATAATAAAAATG encodes:
- a CDS encoding ATP-binding protein; this encodes MAEPTKRTYDETIFANFRKDQESLTRILVDKLSLIGVILVPMFSVVDALLYPDLFFQFLQYRLIASVSCIVIFIINRRWNLGVHSATLAIIGYYIVGFCIIRMIWDVGGYASPYYAGLNLVFVAFGVLYPLQVRTITLHCVGLYLIYLLGVMILDPTAPYKFDPTLAAPNDPAITMYRLFLSNNSFVVSSLFIIIIASAVGSNLRFREYKSRIELESAKRELQRSNEMLEITLARKHRDLIENLQEKKLVEEMKDKLEEQLVQSQKLEAIGRLAGGVAHDFNNILTVIKVNGDILLMRMEEENPYRKKIIEIRHASERAAALIRQLLAFSRKQMLQPCDLDLNEVISSMSDLLERLIGEDIELGINLSDNLGKVKADPSQIEQVVMNLVVNARDAMPKGGYITIQTRNVYFDRQQTVSREGSLREGDYVLMSVSDTGEGMDKEIQSHIFEPFYTTKDVGKGTGLGLSTVYGIVRQSEGAVTVYSEIGKGTAFKVYLPCYQNGNGNGREQEAVGELQKGQETILLVEDDEPVRKIAREILHENGYEILDAQSGHDALEICKTFSGKIDLLLTDVIMPQMSGAELSRTVLAMRPQIQVLYMSGYTDDAISHHGILDKGVTLLDKPFTAHSLTQKVRDILDGALI
- a CDS encoding class I SAM-dependent methyltransferase family protein, with the translated sequence MSNSSSTKFNNLPQANSFLRDFTLDPPLIALSKDQEVPKAQPANSSDILGLLSQLLKTVVQEQISQTLQSQVEGVRPEDKAPVNGTAAQSNSTTNDVFFTASAAAFSGEKQQFGESRPLPDIFFHTQEWRALNEGIEHCKAAFFNLSHEVQNDLSGENNGALQEKCYAILDALNLQLQEAERLLESSKHKDEGWGYIFKEIYPFFMRSRFAERSYFKPKGYAGDFLMIEMLYHNLADGDGRIGKMVDSWCLDTATARAVRGRRKLLKQLLHKFCDLRKDSPDPIRLLNLGCGSNRELFDFLKDCDYTEKIEATCVDTDKDALLFTNQRVNRFHHRASIRLLDDNVARWSVGRSRYQYLQQDIIYSSGLTDYFGTRTFRALATRCYDHLKPGGVLIIGNFGPANPHKTFMDSIIRWRLIHRSEEELKELFEDTPFSTRVKVISEPQSINLFAVAHKPMD